One stretch of Methanocellales archaeon DNA includes these proteins:
- a CDS encoding UbiX family flavin prenyltransferase yields the protein MNEIVVGISGASGVQYGVRLLEVLRDRAETHLIISENAKLILKIETEYELEDVTRLASHAYAPDDLTAAIASGSYRFDAAVIVPCSMRTLGSIANGISSTLITRIGDICLKEGRKLILVPRETPLSLVHMENMVKIKRAGAMVMPACPSFYSKPKTTSDIIDILVGRILDLLGMENDLSERWSP from the coding sequence TTGAATGAGATAGTTGTTGGGATAAGCGGTGCCTCCGGAGTGCAATATGGTGTCAGGTTGCTCGAGGTATTGCGAGATAGGGCTGAAACCCACCTCATCATATCGGAGAACGCTAAATTGATCTTGAAAATTGAAACTGAGTATGAACTGGAGGATGTCACACGGCTTGCATCGCATGCATATGCACCGGATGATTTGACCGCTGCGATCGCCAGCGGCTCCTATCGGTTTGATGCAGCGGTCATCGTGCCGTGCAGCATGAGAACCCTGGGGTCCATCGCCAATGGCATCTCTTCCACACTGATAACGCGAATAGGGGATATCTGTCTGAAAGAAGGCAGAAAATTGATTTTGGTGCCGAGGGAGACCCCCCTCAGTTTAGTCCATATGGAGAACATGGTAAAAATAAAACGAGCAGGAGCTATGGTCATGCCTGCCTGCCCGAGCTTTTACTCCAAGCCCAAGACCACTTCCGACATAATAGACATCCTAGTGGGGCGCATTCTGGACCTCTTGGGAATGGAGAATGACCTATCCGAGAGGTGGAGTCCTTGA
- a CDS encoding HD domain-containing protein, with product MKVVKDPVHGYILLDGLALELIDTPEVQRLRRIRQLGLSNFVYPGANHTRFEHSLGTLHLVDMLLKTLSIDDKERDEVRAAALLHDIGHGPFSHSTEGILERYTGKNHDDVGEIIMMGEIADILESRSIDPSHVSKLILGETPLGQLINSELDADRMDYLVRDAYYTGVAYGVIDYVRLIYEMEFRDELLVVREGGLQAAESLLISRFLMHPTVYFHHVSRIGEAMLSHATEALIEAGLEPSMLKRMDDSELMATLRSAKGYPHDIAERMDRRRLFKRAIYMGKDSVDIERVLEFQNQSKKIESEMAREAGLPEGYVLLDIPKLLEIAEGRSKIVIKDEMKHLDEVSQLVRTLVNAQWDNWKLGVYTPEEHRAKVEKVARDYLVE from the coding sequence ATGAAAGTCGTTAAGGACCCGGTCCATGGTTACATACTATTGGATGGGCTTGCACTGGAACTTATCGACACACCAGAGGTACAACGCCTAAGGCGCATTCGGCAACTCGGTCTATCAAATTTTGTATATCCTGGCGCTAATCACACCAGATTCGAGCACTCACTTGGAACACTGCATTTGGTGGATATGCTCTTAAAGACATTGAGCATCGATGACAAAGAGCGGGATGAAGTTCGGGCAGCTGCATTGTTGCATGATATTGGGCACGGGCCGTTTTCACATTCTACAGAAGGCATCTTGGAGAGATATACCGGCAAAAATCACGATGATGTGGGCGAGATTATTATGATGGGTGAAATTGCAGATATCTTGGAATCTCGGTCAATCGACCCCTCTCACGTCTCAAAACTCATTCTGGGTGAGACGCCGCTTGGACAGTTGATAAACAGCGAACTCGATGCGGACAGAATGGATTATCTGGTAAGGGATGCATATTATACAGGTGTCGCATACGGAGTCATCGACTATGTGCGCTTGATATATGAGATGGAGTTCAGGGACGAATTGTTGGTGGTAAGGGAAGGCGGGTTGCAGGCCGCAGAATCCCTGCTCATATCCCGCTTTCTGATGCACCCAACTGTCTATTTCCATCATGTGAGCAGGATCGGTGAGGCAATGCTTTCACATGCCACTGAGGCGTTGATAGAAGCCGGGCTGGAGCCAAGCATGTTAAAAAGGATGGACGACTCTGAGCTGATGGCGACGCTAAGAAGCGCAAAAGGGTATCCACATGATATCGCAGAGCGAATGGACCGCCGCAGGTTGTTCAAACGAGCGATTTACATGGGAAAGGACTCAGTGGACATCGAGAGAGTGTTGGAGTTCCAGAATCAATCTAAAAAAATTGAGAGCGAAATGGCCAGGGAAGCCGGGCTTCCGGAGGGCTATGTTTTGTTGGATATTCCCAAGCTACTGGAGATCGCCGAGGGCAGGTCGAAAATAGTGATCAAAGATGAAATGAAGCATTTGGATGAAGTTTCTCAGCTCGTGCGTACCTTGGTGAACGCGCAATGGGATAACTGGAAGCTGGGCGTGTACACGCCAGAGGAACATAGGGCTAAAGTAGAGAAAGTCGCGAGGGATTATCTTGTTGAATGA
- a CDS encoding NosD domain-containing protein: protein MKDPKPNFAISSSARLYVPDNYLTIQAAIDNASDGDTIIVSDGIYVENIDVNKSLTIRSENGADFTYVYAQMSYRYVFNVTADYVNISGFTVSGASYSSGIYLGSDTDHCNIKDNKVVDNVQGYGISLYYSSNNTISNNNASDNDDNGIELYYSSNNTISNNNASDNDDNGIELYYSSSNTLSNNNASNNYHGIILWSSSSNTIYNNYLDNTNNPFDNGNNIWNISKTLGTNIIDGYYLGGKLLERLHRR from the coding sequence TTGAAGGATCCCAAACCCAATTTCGCGATATCTTCATCAGCTAGACTCTACGTCCCTGATAACTACCTAACGATTCAAGCCGCTATCGATAATGCAAGTGACGGAGACACCATAATCGTGAGTGACGGCATCTATGTTGAAAACATAGATGTAAACAAGAGTTTAACAATACGATCTGAGAATGGTGCGGATTTTACATATGTTTATGCTCAAATGTCATATCGTTATGTCTTTAATGTAACCGCAGATTACGTAAACATAAGCGGATTCACGGTTAGTGGAGCAAGTTATTCTAGTGGGATATATCTCGGAAGTGACACAGACCACTGTAATATCAAAGACAATAAAGTGGTGGATAACGTACAAGGATATGGCATCTCCTTATATTATTCCAGCAACAACACCATATCAAACAACAACGCCTCGGATAACGACGATAATGGAATCGAACTCTATTATTCCAGCAACAACACCATATCAAACAACAACGCCTCGGATAACGACGATAATGGAATCGAACTCTATTATTCCAGCAGCAACACCCTATCAAACAACAACGCCTCAAACAACTATCATGGGATCATCCTCTGGTCTTCTAGCAGCAACACCATCTACAACAACTATCTCGACAACACGAACAATCCCTTCGATAATGGAAACAATATCTGGAATATCAGTAAAACTTTAGGAACAAACATAATCGATGGATATTATCTCGGAGGAAAACTACTGGAGCGATTACACAGGCGTTGA
- the ribC gene encoding riboflavin synthase, with amino-acid sequence MDEAMKVGIADTTFARVNMGAIAIEELKKNASLRTERYTVPGIKDLPVAAKKLIEEQGCDIVMALGMVGGMPVDKTCAHEASLGLISVQLMTNKHIIEVFVHEDEAENDKMLAELVDKRTREHALNVIKLLLKPKLLVKRAGMGERQGGPDAGPLRL; translated from the coding sequence TTGGATGAAGCTATGAAGGTGGGTATTGCAGACACGACATTTGCTAGAGTTAACATGGGTGCCATCGCCATAGAGGAGCTCAAAAAAAACGCATCCCTTCGCACAGAGAGATACACAGTGCCTGGAATCAAGGATTTGCCGGTGGCAGCAAAGAAACTGATAGAAGAGCAGGGCTGTGACATCGTGATGGCACTGGGCATGGTTGGGGGAATGCCAGTAGATAAGACTTGCGCTCATGAGGCTTCTTTGGGATTGATATCCGTTCAACTGATGACCAACAAACACATCATCGAGGTTTTCGTCCATGAAGATGAAGCGGAGAACGATAAGATGCTGGCAGAGTTGGTTGATAAGCGCACCAGAGAGCATGCCTTGAACGTCATCAAATTACTCCTCAAACCAAAACTGCTCGTAAAGAGAGCAGGAATGGGAGAAAGGCAAGGTGGCCCAGATGCAGGACCACTAAGGTTATGA
- the ribH gene encoding 6,7-dimethyl-8-ribityllumazine synthase: MNKIKLGFVVSEFNRDITHQMELLGKEHAEFLGASVEKTIYVPGVYDMPLAIKKLAKNENIEAIVTLGSVIEGATEHDEVIMQHAVRKILDISVDFDKPVALGISGPGMTRLEAHERIDYAKRAVESAVKMIKRMRE, encoded by the coding sequence ATGAACAAAATTAAACTTGGATTTGTGGTATCAGAATTTAACAGGGACATAACCCATCAAATGGAATTGCTCGGAAAGGAGCATGCAGAGTTTCTTGGGGCATCTGTAGAAAAAACGATATATGTGCCGGGCGTTTATGACATGCCTTTGGCCATCAAGAAATTGGCTAAGAATGAAAACATAGAGGCAATAGTCACCCTGGGAAGTGTGATAGAGGGTGCCACAGAGCACGATGAAGTTATCATGCAGCATGCCGTCCGCAAAATCTTAGACATATCCGTGGACTTTGACAAGCCAGTAGCACTTGGCATTTCCGGTCCGGGAATGACCAGATTGGAGGCGCATGAACGCATCGATTATGCAAAGAGAGCCGTTGAGTCAGCAGTGAAAATGATTAAAAGAATGCGGGAATGA
- a CDS encoding pyridoxal phosphate-dependent aminotransferase: protein MMSKRLDGIEESATFRVADLANRLNRAGKDVISFSLGEPDFDTPSHIRESAKKALDEGKTHYTPSAGILELRESIANKFKENGLEVTPNDIIVTPGAKQTIFEAILAVLNEGDEAILFEPAWVSYGPCIKLAGAKPVGVPVSGENFKPEGFEEFVTKKTKMIIVNSPCNPTGAVFDLSNLKMIADIAMDHDLLVLSDEIYEKILYNGEHISIGRLDGMQDRTITINGFSKTYAMTGWRLGYATAPKEVIGDMLKLQQHSASCATSFAQYGGIAALEGPQECITEMVNEFKARRDLVVEGLTDLGMKCKKPDGTFYVFANVGQFGSGEDVAERLLRDAYVAVTPGIAFGPSGEDYIRISYAISQARISEGLDRLQKVL, encoded by the coding sequence ATGATGTCAAAAAGGTTGGATGGGATCGAAGAATCCGCAACCTTCAGAGTTGCCGATCTTGCAAACAGGCTGAATAGAGCCGGAAAAGACGTTATCAGCTTTAGCCTTGGCGAGCCGGATTTTGATACACCCTCACACATCAGAGAGTCAGCCAAAAAGGCATTGGATGAAGGAAAAACGCACTACACGCCCTCTGCTGGAATATTGGAGCTAAGAGAGAGCATCGCCAACAAGTTCAAAGAAAACGGCTTGGAGGTAACTCCAAATGACATTATCGTTACACCTGGTGCAAAACAAACCATATTTGAGGCTATTCTAGCCGTACTCAACGAAGGCGACGAGGCAATCTTGTTTGAGCCTGCTTGGGTCTCATATGGCCCATGCATAAAACTTGCAGGAGCGAAACCCGTAGGCGTTCCTGTGAGCGGGGAGAATTTTAAGCCAGAGGGCTTCGAAGAGTTTGTCACCAAAAAGACCAAAATGATAATCGTGAACTCTCCGTGCAATCCGACCGGAGCTGTCTTTGACCTTAGTAACCTCAAAATGATCGCTGATATCGCAATGGATCATGATTTACTCGTGCTATCTGATGAGATTTATGAAAAGATTCTCTACAATGGCGAACACATCAGCATCGGCCGGTTGGATGGCATGCAAGACAGAACGATCACCATCAATGGATTTTCCAAAACATATGCGATGACCGGCTGGCGCTTGGGATATGCCACCGCACCAAAGGAAGTTATAGGGGACATGCTCAAACTACAACAACATTCCGCCAGCTGTGCCACTTCATTCGCTCAATATGGGGGCATAGCGGCACTAGAAGGACCACAAGAGTGCATTACAGAGATGGTAAACGAGTTCAAAGCACGTAGAGACCTCGTTGTAGAGGGGCTTACCGACTTGGGCATGAAATGCAAAAAACCTGATGGCACCTTCTATGTTTTTGCAAACGTCGGTCAGTTTGGAAGCGGTGAGGATGTGGCAGAGCGTTTGCTGAGGGATGCATATGTTGCAGTAACGCCAGGCATCGCATTTGGACCATCTGGAGAGGATTATATAAGGATTTCATATGCCATTTCTCAAGCTCGCATTTCAGAGGGCTTGGACCGACTTCAGAAAGTCTTATAA
- a CDS encoding ABC transporter permease gives MFYDSFLLAYRNIKERKFRSFLTLLGIAVGIAAIIALIAVGYGMQYSITEELVGMADIIMVMPGQMVPGRGYVETGALTDRDVEDIERIDGVDNVGAWMMDTAQVEYRGELMPIGIMGGNPRVMEKIFGDDVEFKEGRWLRENDYRGCVIGYSVAYEYFDEDLGLNDRITINGKKFVVVGVFEKAGMMASADIDPNIFLTKSSAQDVLGKNDISMIMLQVRDIDRADDIAEQIGERIDENHNMEDFARVMTMESMIEQIESVFLLLQAVLVGIASIALIVGSIGIMNSMLMSVMERTHEIGIMKAIGATNSNIILLFLTEAGTISLIGGVLGCVLGTIASKLVSIGVSFYIGMEMPAIVTPEVAIGSLSVAILVGIISGLYPARRAAKMSPVEAVRYG, from the coding sequence GTGTTCTACGATAGCTTTCTCTTGGCATATAGGAATATAAAGGAGCGCAAGTTCCGTTCATTTTTAACCCTCTTGGGCATCGCAGTGGGGATAGCTGCGATTATAGCTTTGATAGCGGTAGGCTATGGCATGCAATACTCGATAACAGAGGAGCTTGTGGGAATGGCAGATATCATAATGGTAATGCCCGGACAGATGGTCCCTGGAAGAGGCTACGTCGAAACGGGAGCTTTGACGGACAGGGATGTTGAAGATATAGAACGCATTGATGGTGTCGATAATGTAGGGGCCTGGATGATGGACACCGCTCAAGTCGAATACAGAGGTGAGCTTATGCCAATAGGTATAATGGGGGGTAACCCACGGGTGATGGAAAAAATATTTGGAGATGACGTTGAATTCAAAGAAGGACGATGGCTACGTGAGAATGACTATAGGGGATGTGTGATAGGATATAGTGTTGCCTATGAATATTTCGATGAAGACTTGGGTCTTAACGATCGCATAACGATTAACGGAAAAAAGTTCGTGGTGGTCGGAGTCTTTGAAAAAGCCGGCATGATGGCTTCTGCAGATATAGACCCCAATATATTTCTCACGAAGAGTTCTGCTCAAGATGTTTTGGGAAAGAATGACATATCAATGATAATGCTACAAGTTCGTGATATCGATAGGGCTGATGACATCGCCGAGCAGATTGGGGAAAGAATAGACGAAAACCACAATATGGAAGATTTTGCCCGGGTTATGACGATGGAGTCGATGATAGAGCAGATAGAATCGGTCTTCTTGCTACTCCAAGCGGTCCTCGTTGGAATTGCGTCCATTGCACTGATAGTGGGCTCCATAGGCATCATGAACTCCATGCTCATGTCTGTGATGGAAAGGACCCATGAGATAGGGATTATGAAAGCAATCGGAGCCACCAATTCGAACATCATTTTGCTATTTTTGACCGAAGCTGGAACGATCAGTCTTATCGGAGGCGTATTGGGATGTGTGTTAGGGACGATCGCTTCCAAATTGGTAAGCATTGGCGTTAGTTTTTATATCGGAATGGAAATGCCCGCAATCGTTACCCCAGAAGTAGCGATCGGGAGTTTGTCCGTTGCGATCCTGGTGGGAATCATATCTGGTTTGTATCCGGCCAGAAGGGCGGCAAAAATGAGTCCTGTCGAGGCGGTGAGATATGGATAG
- a CDS encoding CGGC domain-containing protein, producing the protein MKKVGMIRCQQTEDMCPGNTDFKVAKEGKLAFEEMGPVEVIGFVSCGGCPGKRAVTRAKMMVDRGAEAIVLVSCISKGNPIGYPCPYYANMRDAIIKKIGPEIEIIEWTH; encoded by the coding sequence ATGAAAAAAGTTGGAATGATTCGTTGTCAACAAACAGAAGATATGTGCCCTGGCAATACTGATTTCAAAGTCGCAAAAGAGGGGAAGCTTGCTTTCGAGGAAATGGGTCCCGTTGAAGTTATCGGATTCGTTTCATGTGGTGGCTGTCCGGGGAAAAGAGCTGTTACTCGCGCAAAAATGATGGTTGATCGCGGAGCTGAAGCAATTGTTTTAGTTTCTTGCATATCTAAAGGAAATCCCATTGGCTATCCCTGCCCTTATTATGCAAATATGAGAGATGCAATCATCAAAAAGATTGGTCCAGAAATAGAAATAATTGAATGGACACATTAA
- a CDS encoding DUF5350 domain-containing protein: protein MGKTGSVEWVKVKGRKGQIRLVPRKNANTKRPGPAQRYDSSGKVRRKLKRSENAIAKSS from the coding sequence ATGGGGAAGACAGGAAGCGTGGAATGGGTCAAAGTGAAAGGCAGAAAAGGTCAAATCAGGCTTGTTCCCAGAAAAAATGCCAATACAAAGCGACCAGGTCCTGCGCAAAGATATGATTCTTCTGGTAAGGTTAGGAGAAAGCTTAAAAGGTCTGAAAATGCGATAGCTAAGAGCAGTTGA
- the gatE gene encoding Glu-tRNA(Gln) amidotransferase subunit GatE yields MKSVDYEGLGLKAGLEIHQQLDTKRKLFCNCPTELRRASDSTYEIYRHLQVSESELGEIDRAALEEAQVNRRFIYKGYDTTCLVENDEEPPGPLNPDAIDIALEIALLLGMTPVDEIHTMRKIVIDGSNTSGFQRTAFVASDGKISLGDNIIHIDTVCLEEEAAQKISEDVDGVVYSLDRLGIPLVEITTSPEAKTPEQVCSLAKWIGMILRSTGKVKRGIGTIRQDINVSIAKGARIEIKGVQTLDMIETIVDREVIRQVNLLKVKDELRQRGAKKVREVLVDVSEVFDNPQGIGKSLKNNVVLAVKLPSFGGLAGREIQPDRRFFDELSDRLKRFSRGAFYTDELPNEIGADQIAGIRKKIGAGPEDCVVLVVDEESRARSALNAVIQRANEALEGIPEETRRALQNGNSAYMRPLPGAARMYPETDVLPVPISREMLKKINSPLPELICERQGRYLREYNLSDELAELIACSEQSALFERIMSLDAPPTLVARTLTATLSELRREGIPVQHLLDGHFIEIFEMIRANRMVKEGIPEVLRVLANTPSKTASIVSSELGLEMLDKGDIEKLIMQVIESKRDLIKERGTDAVKPLMGLIMERVRGKADGKLVSNLLKEKIKGFMEE; encoded by the coding sequence GTGAAATCAGTGGATTATGAGGGTTTGGGTCTTAAGGCAGGATTGGAGATTCATCAACAGCTGGATACCAAGAGAAAGTTATTTTGTAATTGTCCCACCGAGTTGAGAAGAGCAAGCGATTCAACCTATGAGATATACCGCCATCTCCAAGTATCAGAGAGTGAACTCGGCGAGATCGATAGGGCTGCATTAGAAGAGGCGCAAGTTAACCGTCGCTTCATCTACAAGGGATACGATACGACATGTTTGGTCGAGAATGATGAAGAGCCACCGGGTCCTTTGAATCCAGATGCAATTGACATAGCGCTTGAGATTGCACTGCTATTGGGTATGACGCCGGTAGACGAAATCCATACGATGAGAAAAATTGTCATCGATGGATCTAATACGAGCGGATTTCAGCGGACAGCCTTTGTTGCCTCAGACGGTAAAATATCCCTGGGGGATAACATAATCCACATCGATACGGTTTGTCTGGAGGAGGAGGCTGCACAAAAAATATCTGAGGATGTCGATGGCGTGGTGTATTCTCTCGACAGACTCGGAATTCCACTAGTAGAGATCACAACCTCTCCCGAAGCCAAGACACCTGAGCAAGTATGCTCTCTTGCAAAGTGGATCGGAATGATATTGCGTTCAACAGGGAAAGTGAAAAGAGGCATAGGGACGATCCGACAGGACATCAACGTTTCTATTGCAAAAGGAGCACGCATAGAAATAAAGGGAGTGCAGACCCTCGACATGATTGAGACGATCGTTGATAGAGAGGTGATTCGCCAGGTAAATTTGCTTAAGGTCAAGGATGAACTAAGACAACGCGGCGCTAAAAAGGTAAGAGAAGTTTTGGTAGACGTTAGTGAGGTTTTTGACAACCCTCAAGGCATCGGAAAGTCACTTAAAAATAATGTCGTCCTGGCGGTTAAACTCCCCTCCTTTGGTGGACTGGCTGGGCGGGAGATACAACCCGATCGACGATTTTTCGATGAATTATCCGATAGGTTGAAGCGGTTTTCTAGGGGGGCTTTTTATACCGATGAGCTGCCAAATGAGATCGGCGCTGATCAAATCGCTGGGATTCGCAAAAAGATTGGTGCGGGCCCGGAGGATTGCGTAGTGCTGGTGGTAGACGAAGAGTCGCGGGCGCGCTCTGCACTGAATGCAGTGATTCAAAGGGCAAACGAGGCTTTGGAAGGCATACCGGAGGAGACCAGAAGGGCGTTACAAAACGGCAACTCGGCATACATGAGACCCCTTCCGGGAGCAGCACGCATGTATCCTGAGACTGATGTGTTGCCGGTGCCGATATCCAGGGAAATGCTGAAAAAGATCAACTCCCCTCTCCCCGAATTGATATGTGAAAGACAAGGGCGATACTTACGCGAGTACAATTTGAGCGACGAGCTTGCTGAACTTATCGCGTGTTCTGAACAATCGGCTCTCTTTGAGCGGATAATGAGTTTGGATGCCCCTCCGACATTGGTGGCAAGAACGCTTACTGCTACATTATCAGAACTTAGGAGGGAAGGCATTCCGGTTCAGCATCTCCTGGATGGTCACTTCATAGAAATATTTGAAATGATACGTGCCAATAGAATGGTTAAAGAAGGAATACCGGAAGTGCTAAGGGTACTGGCAAATACACCAAGTAAAACCGCTTCTATTGTATCATCTGAGCTGGGTCTTGAAATGCTGGACAAAGGGGACATAGAAAAGCTTATCATGCAAGTTATCGAATCCAAGAGGGATTTAATTAAGGAACGTGGCACAGATGCGGTTAAACCATTGATGGGATTGATCATGGAACGCGTTAGAGGTAAAGCAGATGGAAAGCTCGTTAGCAACCTTCTCAAAGAAAAGATCAAAGGATTTATGGAGGAATAA
- the gatD gene encoding Glu-tRNA(Gln) amidotransferase subunit GatD — protein sequence MMAGDKITVQRGNITYKGILMPSRDDSIVLKLDNGYNIGIKKDAKTFVKLIEKGKKSAPQKTPAPPINLCLPTVSILTTGGTIASKVDYRTGAVTSQFDVEDILRAIPELSEIANFKGKVIYSILSENMRSEYWQTLARAIAAEIEGGAEGVMITHGTDTMGYTAAALSFMLVTPVPIVLVGSQRSADRPSSDNAMNAVCAAKVATSDIAEVSVVMHATMSDDYCLIHRGTRVRKMHTSRRDAFHSINASPLGKVDYSTREIETFAAYKKRDEHELMVRDHIEPKCSLLKFYPGADPEIVDHYASLYRGLVIEGTGLGHVSTEWIPHIKKAVEKGISIVMTSQCFSGRICDLVYDTGRDLLKAGIIEGGDMLPETALVKLMWVLGGTNDPDEVRTLMRKNIAGEISGL from the coding sequence ATGATGGCAGGGGATAAAATCACAGTTCAACGGGGTAATATCACTTATAAAGGAATCCTGATGCCCAGTAGGGATGATTCTATCGTTCTAAAACTGGACAATGGCTACAACATTGGTATAAAGAAAGATGCCAAAACTTTCGTCAAGTTAATTGAAAAGGGGAAGAAGAGTGCGCCCCAAAAAACGCCTGCACCTCCAATTAACCTATGCCTTCCGACAGTAAGTATTCTGACCACCGGGGGCACGATCGCCAGCAAGGTTGACTATAGGACCGGAGCGGTGACAAGTCAGTTCGATGTGGAGGATATCCTTCGTGCAATACCCGAATTGAGCGAGATTGCGAATTTTAAGGGAAAAGTCATCTACAGCATATTAAGCGAGAACATGAGGTCCGAATATTGGCAAACGCTGGCAAGAGCGATCGCTGCAGAGATCGAAGGCGGTGCTGAAGGTGTGATGATCACTCATGGAACTGACACCATGGGATATACAGCCGCTGCACTCTCGTTCATGTTGGTAACGCCTGTTCCGATAGTCCTCGTTGGCTCACAACGAAGTGCTGATAGGCCGAGCAGTGATAACGCCATGAATGCGGTATGCGCAGCAAAGGTGGCGACCAGCGATATAGCGGAGGTATCCGTTGTGATGCACGCAACTATGTCTGACGATTATTGCCTGATACATAGGGGCACTAGGGTGCGGAAGATGCACACCTCTAGAAGAGATGCATTTCATTCGATCAACGCTTCGCCTCTGGGGAAAGTGGACTATTCCACTCGAGAGATTGAGACGTTTGCGGCATACAAAAAAAGGGATGAACATGAGTTGATGGTGAGGGACCATATTGAGCCAAAATGCTCTTTGTTGAAGTTTTATCCTGGCGCTGATCCTGAAATAGTTGATCACTATGCCTCCTTATACCGGGGTCTGGTGATTGAAGGTACTGGATTGGGGCATGTTTCCACAGAGTGGATTCCGCATATCAAAAAAGCGGTGGAAAAGGGGATATCTATAGTCATGACTTCCCAATGCTTTAGTGGCAGAATTTGCGACCTAGTGTACGACACAGGCCGAGACCTGCTCAAGGCAGGCATCATTGAAGGGGGGGATATGTTACCTGAAACTGCGCTCGTCAAACTGATGTGGGTTTTGGGAGGTACTAACGACCCGGATGAAGTAAGGACTTTAATGAGAAAAAACATAGCTGGTGAAATCAGTGGATTATGA